Part of the uncultured Anaeromusa sp. genome is shown below.
AGGAGAGTCGCCTTTGCGTCCGGCATGAATGTAGAGGATGAAATCGGCATTGCCTTCGGTAGCGGGGAGGACGCCGCTAAGAGCCAGTTTTTCTTTAGCGTTGGAAGCGATCGAATGGGGCATGTACGGCATGAGCATGCCTGGTACGTCCGGGCGAGAGTAGCGGATTTCCGCCTGGGCGGCGTGCGTGCGCTGCTGGGAAATGATTTTCCCCAAGAGAGAGAGCGCCACTTCGTCGGTGCCGCGTGTAATTTCGACGGAATGGGCTTTCTTCTGCGCTGCGTATTGAGCTAATTGCTCTTTTTCTTGATTTGGAAGCCCAAAAGGAAAGCCGTCATCTTGGCCTAAGATCAGCATCTGCAAGGTTCCGGAAGCGGCTAAATCAATGAGTGAGCGGTTGAAGGCTAAATTTTGCTCGTAGAGAGCTGCATATTCGGTTTTTAATTCTTCGGGCAGTCTTTTTTCCATAGCCAGAAGAGGCTGTACGTCGTCAGGATTATCAAACCAGCCGATTTCGTCGGCCCAAATGGAATATTTTTTTAGATGATATTGGTAGATCTGATAAGGGCTGTTGTCAGCTAATAGCAGCCTGGGAATGATGCTGAAGGCATATAGAGGTACTGCTGGATACTCTTTGTGCCATTGCGTCAGCCAGTTGAGTAGTTGCTGCTCTTGCTCTTTTTTGCCGATGCGTTGGCGGGAGGCCAGAAGGCTGCCATGAACCAGCATGTCAGTAGAAAGAATAACCGCATCTGGTTTTTCCTCTTTTAATACGGTGGCTGCCCAGGCTGCCAATTTTTCCGGCGATGCTGGACGGCGATAATGATCAAGCAGTTCAGGAGGAGGCAAGATGACTTGCATGCCTGCCAACTGTGCCAACTCGACGACAAAGTCAGTGCAAGGAGGCCTGCTGTCGAGGGGGAGCAGCAGAATACGCGCTGGTAATGTGCTGCTTGGAGTGGGAACTGTTGTTGGCTGTGGCGATGGAGCTATTCCTTTTGCAGGCATAACTAAGAGCAAAGCAAGCAAGGCGGCGATAAAAGGAAGCCAACGAAAAACATGTCTTTTCATGGATGCCAATGACTCCTGTTCTTTTTGGAAATCGATAATTTTGTACAAAGAAAACCCGGGAGATGGCTCCCGGGTGATGCAGACGATAGGAAGAAGATGTACTTATTCCTGCTTGTCGCGCAGGCTGCGATGGAGTTCAGCATGGCCTTGGCGAACTACTTCCAGGGCTTTTTCCAGATTTCCCGAGAGATGGCGGAAGACCTCGTCCGCATACGTCGTGGAATCTTGTTGGAGTTGGCGAGCTTGTTCTTGAGACTGGCGGTTCAGATCACGGGCTTGCTCCTGCGCTTGTTGCATGATTTGCTGCGCTTGTTCTTGGGCTTGTTTGGCAATAATGTTATCGTCGGTCATTTTGGCGCCGTAGACTTTCGCCTGTTCGACTACCCGCTGCGCTTCGCGCTGCGCGTTTTCTACAATTTGAGTCCGCTCGGCCAATACTTTCCGCGCTTCCATTACTTCTTGAGGGATAAGTTCCCGCAGATAATCCAAAAGACGTACCAGTTCATCTTCTTCAACAATGCGTTTGTTGGTAAAAGGAACATGGGATGATTCCATTAACAATGTTTCCAGCTCATCAAAGATTTCTTCAATCGTCATATTAAAGATGCCTCCTTACAATGTTTTCCGGGCAGCCAGCTCCCGGCAGCGTTGGGTGATTTCGTCGTACAACATAGGGGGGACTAGTTTGGAAATATCTCCGCCAAATTGAGCTAATTCCTTGATGCCGCTAGAGCTGACAAAGGAATATTCACTAGATGTCATCATAAAAACAGTTTCAATTTCAGGACGAACACACTTGATGAGAAGTGCGCGTTGAAACTCATATTCGAAATCACTAAGAGCGCGCAACCCGCGCACAATGATGCGACTGTCTTTTTGCAGAACGAAATCGGTGAGCAAGCCAGAGAAAGAATCGACTTCGACGTTGGGGATATGTTGAGTAGCTTGTTTTAGGAGACGAACCCGTTCGTCCATGTTGAACAAAGGATTTTTGCCAGGATTGCGAAAAACAGCGATAATCAAGCGGTCGTACATACTGCTGGCGCGTTCGAAAATATCAACATGTCCGTTAGTAACTGGATCAAAACTGCCCGGACAAACTGCAATCTTCACGAAAGGTCCTCCTTGTGTGCTGGCATTTTATAAAAGCTAAGCATAGTTTCTCCATAGTGTTCTTGACGGCGCAATTCCAAATGGTTCAAATCTTCAGGGAGCGCTTCATGTCTTGAATGCTCGAGGATTAAAATTCCGTTTGGTAATAACGCTGGGTTTTCATCAATAAAATGAAGAATTTGTAACGGATGTCCTTGGTTATAGGGAGGGTCGCAAAAAACAATATCGAAAACGAGCTGCTCTCTTTTGCAGCGCCCTAAAGCTTCTAAAGCTTGTGTGCGCCAGACCTCGCAGCGATTTAATAAATTGGTAGAAACAGCATTTTCGCGAATCAAACGACTGCATTCTTGCGCTTGATCTACGAAAATAGCATGAGTGGCGCCGCGACTAAGCGCTTCCAGTCCTAAATTGCCGGTTCCGGCAAATAAGTCCAGAATGCGTGCGCCGGAAAGAAATTCCTGGATAATAGAAAACAAGGACTCCTTAACCCGATCAGTTGTAGGGCGAGTTTTCAAGCCTGACGGCGCTTTAAGCCGCTTGCCTTTGGCTGAACCTGTAATGATACGCATGAATGAAAAACCTCATGTCCATAATGATAAAAAGATAGGCCGTGTTATGTGGAATACAGGCCACTGCTTATTGTATCACACCTTTACGTGCATCGGCCAGAGAAGGAAGTAAGAAAAGCTCTACGACATAGGTCCATTCTTCAGGGGTGCGCACTACCCCTACGCCGATAACGGTAAAGTCGGAGTCTAAGATATTACGACGGTGTCCTGGACTTTGCATTAAGAATGAATGAGCTATTTTCATCGATTCTTCTTCTGGATCGCGCCAGCCTTTAAATAAATTTTCCGCCGCTGCGCGATAGGTGATGTTTCTTTTGTGAAGGCGGTCAAAAGGAGAATTTCCTTCCGGGTCATAATGCGAAAAAAATTTTCGTGCGGCCATGTCTTGAGCATATTGACGGGCCAAGCAGGAAAGTCGCGCATCTAAGCGCAGTGGTTGGCGGCCGGCTTTGGTTCGCTCCTGATTGACCAAGGCGGCCAGCTCTTGTTCCTGGCTTGTTGGTGCTTCCAGAGAAACTCCAGAGT
Proteins encoded:
- a CDS encoding DUF4127 family protein, with the translated sequence MKRHVFRWLPFIAALLALLLVMPAKGIAPSPQPTTVPTPSSTLPARILLLPLDSRPPCTDFVVELAQLAGMQVILPPPELLDHYRRPASPEKLAAWAATVLKEEKPDAVILSTDMLVHGSLLASRQRIGKKEQEQQLLNWLTQWHKEYPAVPLYAFSIIPRLLLADNSPYQIYQYHLKKYSIWADEIGWFDNPDDVQPLLAMEKRLPEELKTEYAALYEQNLAFNRSLIDLAASGTLQMLILGQDDGFPFGLPNQEKEQLAQYAAQKKAHSVEITRGTDEVALSLLGKIISQQRTHAAQAEIRYSRPDVPGMLMPYMPHSIASNAKEKLALSGVLPATEGNADFILYIHAGRKGDSPWQQLAPAREIASLLQEGKAVALVDLSEDFSSLNTIYPWLVLLDVPVNQLTAYAGWNTTSNSLGTIVTHALAVLQGHASTTKKASFLGERFLDDWYYQKTIQSRLNRWLLDKRQDPYSLKQNYAEANFRLQRHLQSSAVHLERYDFPATSATLPLRRYDATAKTPWERTFEASIELKVQ
- a CDS encoding ATPase, whose product is MTIEEIFDELETLLMESSHVPFTNKRIVEEDELVRLLDYLRELIPQEVMEARKVLAERTQIVENAQREAQRVVEQAKVYGAKMTDDNIIAKQAQEQAQQIMQQAQEQARDLNRQSQEQARQLQQDSTTYADEVFRHLSGNLEKALEVVRQGHAELHRSLRDKQE
- the coaD gene encoding pantetheine-phosphate adenylyltransferase; its protein translation is MKIAVCPGSFDPVTNGHVDIFERASSMYDRLIIAVFRNPGKNPLFNMDERVRLLKQATQHIPNVEVDSFSGLLTDFVLQKDSRIIVRGLRALSDFEYEFQRALLIKCVRPEIETVFMMTSSEYSFVSSSGIKELAQFGGDISKLVPPMLYDEITQRCRELAARKTL
- a CDS encoding CAP domain-containing protein gives rise to the protein MRLLPVLLLTLLLVCNTSSFASQAPCNSGVSLEAPTSQEQELAALVNQERTKAGRQPLRLDARLSCLARQYAQDMAARKFFSHYDPEGNSPFDRLHKRNITYRAAAENLFKGWRDPEEESMKIAHSFLMQSPGHRRNILDSDFTVIGVGVVRTPEEWTYVVELFLLPSLADARKGVIQ
- the rsmD gene encoding 16S rRNA (guanine(966)-N(2))-methyltransferase RsmD is translated as MRIITGSAKGKRLKAPSGLKTRPTTDRVKESLFSIIQEFLSGARILDLFAGTGNLGLEALSRGATHAIFVDQAQECSRLIRENAVSTNLLNRCEVWRTQALEALGRCKREQLVFDIVFCDPPYNQGHPLQILHFIDENPALLPNGILILEHSRHEALPEDLNHLELRRQEHYGETMLSFYKMPAHKEDLS